A single genomic interval of Antechinus flavipes isolate AdamAnt ecotype Samford, QLD, Australia chromosome 1, AdamAnt_v2, whole genome shotgun sequence harbors:
- the RGL3 gene encoding ral guanine nucleotide dissociation stimulator-like 3 has product MERPSGKELALAPLQEWGEEEVDGAVYNVTLRRQRSQRPGPSRGRGRGRGQAPDPGRSEDFVHYRTCKVRALRAAPLERLVLELVRGDHEQDPAFVPAFLATHRAFVPTDLVLGLLLPRAPRPQGEGLQEPGQGPLDLSQEQEARALVSVLGSWLLDHPQDFRDPPAHCSLVRVCAFLSWAAPGGPESQEAERLLKHFQEEESEEVAKKLQEEEEGAEEAPELPEPSHHESPGPENPLEEEEEHVKKGPELLDFSVDEVAEQLTLMDMELFSRVCLWECLGSVWSHRDKAGGLGTAPSVRATVAQFNAVTSCVLSSVLAGPGLSPPHRAQRLEKWIFIAQHCRKLRNFSSLRAILSALQSNPIYRLKRSWAAVSREPLSIYRKLSNIFSDENNHLNSREILSQEEAPLSSPEEETAPGVLPLKVPPGPIPYLGTFLTDLVMLDTALPDLLEGDLINFEKRRKEWEILSRIQHLQRRCGSYSLPSRPPVLAAFRAQRPLSEEQSYRLSRVIEPPAASCPSSPRIRRRISLTKRLSAKLSRERGSSPSHQPGDPPSPSPSLPSGSYPPSPGDGDPLTLSPPPSPGATGLGHKGALELPLGTEAPELLQAPASPGSSARAPHPGQQPPEACVIRVSIDHDPGNLYRSILLTSQDKVPGVVLRALQKLHLEQPQPRDYQLFQVLPGDRELLIPDNANVFYAMSPASPGDFVLRRKEGARSPP; this is encoded by the exons ATGGAGCGGCCCTCGGGGAAGGAACTCGCCCTG GCGCCACTCCAAGAATGGGGCGAAGAGGAGGTGGACGGAGCCGTGTACAATGTCACCCTGCGGAGGCAACGCAGCCAGCGGCCTGGCCCGAGTCGGGGCCGAGGAAGGGGGCGGGGCCAG GCTCCGGATCCTGGGCGTTCTGAAGACTTCGTGCACTACCGCACGTGCAAAGTTCGGGCGCTGCGCGCAGCGCCCCTGGAGCGGCTGGTACTAGAGTTGGTCCGTGGGGATCACGAACAGGACCCGGCCTTTGTTCCCGCCTTCCTGGCCACGCACCGGGCCTTCGTCCCCACCGACCTTGTACTGGGTCTCTTGTTGCCGCGGGCCCCAAGACCCCAAGG GGAAGGATTGCAGGAGCCAGGCCAAGGCCCCTTGGATCTGAGCCAGGAGCAGGAGGCCAG GGCTTTGGTCTCTGTGCTGGGCTCCTGGCTGCTGGATCACCCCCAAGACTTCAGAGATCCACCTGCCCACTGCAGCCTGGTCCGGGTCTGTGCCTTCCTGAGTTGGGCTGCCCCCGGGGGGCCAGAAAGCCAAGAAGCTGAAAGGCTGCTGAAGCACTTCCAAGAGGAGGAAAGCGAGGAGGTGGCCAAGAAGctccaggaggaggaagagggggccGAGGAGGCCCCAGAGCTGCCAGAGCCCTCCCACCATG AGTCTCCAGGCCCAGAAAACCCcctggaagaggaagaagagcatGTAAAGAAGGGCCCAGAGCTACTGGATTTCAGTGTGGATGAGGTAGCTGAGCAACTGACCCTGATGGACATG GAACTTTTTTCTCGAGTATGCCTTTGGGAGTGCCTGGGCTCTGTGTGGTCTCACAGGGACAAAGCAGGGGGCCTCGGGACTGCCCCTTCTGTCCGAGCCACTGTGGCCCAGTTCAATGCAGTAACCAGTTGTGTCCTGAGCTCTGTGCTGGCAGGACCAGGACTGTCCCCACCCCATCGGGCCCAACGCCTGGAGAAGTGGATTTTCATTGCTCAG CACTGTAGGAAGCTGAGAAACTTTTCGTCCCTCAGGGCTATCCTTTCAGCACTGCAGTCCAACCCAATATACAGACTCAAGAGGAGTTGGGCGGCTGTGAGCCG GGAACCTCTGTCCATATACCGGAAACTCTCCAATATTTTCTCTGATGAGAACAATCACCTTAACAGCCGAGAGATTCTCTCCCAG GAAGAAGCCCCCTTATCCTCCCCTGAAGAGGAGACCGCTCCAGGAGTCCTTCCATTG AAAGTGCCCCCTGGTCCTATCCCCTACCTGGGCACCTTCCTCACTGACCTTGTCATGCTGGACACAGCCCTGCCTGACCTATTGGAG GGAGATCTTATCAACTTTGAGAAACGTCGTAAG GAGTGGGAGATCCTGTCCCGGATCCAGCATCTCCAGCGTCGCTGTGGGAGCTACAGCCTGCCGTCGAGACCACCTGTTCTTGCCGCCTTCCGTGCCCAGCGTCCGCTCAGCGAGGAGCAGAG TTACCGCCTGTCCCGGGTTATCGAGCCCCCAGCTGCCTCCTGTCCCAGCTCCCCCAGAATCCGGAGAAGGATAAGTCTCACTAAGAGGCTTAGTGC GAAGCTGTCTCGGGAAAGGGGCTCCTCTCCCAGCCACCAGCCTGGGGACCCCCCCTCTCCCAGTCCCAG TCTCCCTTCAGGTTCCTACCCACCAAGCCCTGGAGATGGGGACCCCCTGACCCTGAGCCCTCCTCCATCCCCAGGGGCAACTGGTCTGGGCCACAAG GGCGCCCTGGAGCTGCCTCTGGGGACGGAAGCTCCAGAGCTGCTGCAGGCCCCGGCCTCCCCAGGGAGCAGTGCTCGAGCCCCCCACCCCGGGCAGCAGCCCCCAGAGGCCTGTGTCATCAGAGTCAGCATTGACCACGACCCTGGGAACCTCTATCGGAGCATCTTG ctCACCAGCCAGGACAAAGTTCCAGGTGTAGTTCTGCGAGCCTTACAGAAGCTGCACCTCGAGCAGCCACAGCCCCGTGACTATCAGCTGTTCCAGGTCCTGCCTGGGGACCGGG AGCTCCTGATCCCAGACAACGCCAATGTGTTCTATGCCATGAGCCCAGCTAGCCCCGGGGATTTCGTGCTGCGGAGGAAGGAGGGAGCTCGTTCCCCACCCTGA
- the ODAD3 gene encoding outer dynein arm-docking complex subunit 3 isoform X1, translating into MVPLHSPAPSPYPKLSSLSSRSRRQPKIPQSRPPLIHPGVKPPVHVQINELHRKIQMLEGDRKTVYESTQWTIKKNKETIKRLREENRIKYQKLADLFSGEEKVVRWIIREWTEEKPYLKNKDGECALALVDYRLNEKMKQLNALRHEAEQRQQRIAELQLQYSLRELETNEFQDTDNEVAKTIRNLENRLEKAKLKAAEAEHITRVYLQLKAYMQDESLNFENRLDAMEAEVIRLKRELAELHSVTQEATNARDAAKSELQKLEENLFRDKKERDRVLLEAKKRTEEKKLQNERIERKTQQRDQVALRSEEIFTDAQGTKTGKLKNRWETYQTEAAFDKIKVATGISDPSSVVHRFMAQSETFTQLENQKQDNQVTLVTLKVDKKRLQEELTQLKFSGETKAIRHKQIVSELQEHLNTQEKQVAEAKEDMQNTILALQTAKAGIEHLAEKLQHIPVEKSKKELNPNAPDYVLDLMAQVEEKVLKLQSEMEERNVPELLQKLAEREYYATLEGKLPLRNTRIVLPTATAKDKFFDEEESEDDTGEIVTRASLKFQSQKLIESKSKKKGRGRSRRRS; encoded by the exons ATGGTTCCCCTACACTCCCCAGCTCCCTCCCCCTACCCCAAGCTCAGCTCCCTCTCCTCGCGGTCGCGGCGTCAGCCAAAAATTCCACAGAGCCGACCACCTCTCATCCATCCTGGAGTCAAGCCTCCAGTTCATGTGCAGATTAATGAGCTGCACAGAAAAATCCAAATGCTGG AGGGCGACCGTAAGACCGTCTATGAGAGCACTCAATGGACCATCAAAAAGAACAAGGAAACTATTAAACGTCTTCGAGAAGAGAACAGGATAAAATACCAGAAGCTGGCAGACTTGTTCAGT GGTGAGGAGAAAGTGGTACGCTGGATCATCCGAGAGTGGACGGAGGAAAAACCTTACCTGAAAAACAAGGATGGGGAG TGTGCCCTTGCCCTTGTGGATTACCGGCTAAATGAGAAGATGAAACAGCTAAATGCCCTTCGACATGAGGCAGAACAACGGCAGCAACGCATAGCAGAACTCCAGCTCCAATATTCACTTCGAGAGCTGGAGACAAATGAATTTCAAGACACTGACAATGAGGTGGCAAAG aCTATTCGAAACCTGGAAAATCGACTGGAAAAGGCCAAGCTGAAGGCTGCTGAAGCAGAACACATCACTCGAGTTTACCTGCAGCTGAAGGCTTATATGCAG GATGAGAGTCTGAACTTTGAGAACAGACTGGATGCAATGGAGGCTGAAGTCATTCGACTAAAACGTGAATTAGCAGAACTACACTCTGTGACCCAGGAAGCCACAAATGCTCGGGATGCTGCTAAG AGTGAACTTCAGAAGCTGGAAGAAAACTTATTCAGAGataagaaggagagagacagggtaTTGCTGGAAGCCAAGAAGCGAACGGAAGAGAAGAAGCTTCAGAATGAGCGGATAGAGAGGAAG ACCCAGCAGCGAGATCAAGTAGCTCTTCGGTCTGAAGAAATCTTTACAGACGCCCAGGGGACAAAAACAGGCAAATTAAAGAACCGATGGGAAACGTACCAGACAGAGGCTGCCTTTGATAAGATCAAGGTTGCCACCGGCATATCTGATCCCAGT tCTGTGGTACACAGGTTTATGGCCCAGAGTGAGACTTTCACTCAACTGGAGAACCAGAAGCAAGACAACCAAGTGACACTTGTCACGCTGAAAGTCGACAAGAAGCGTCTGCAGGAAGAGCTCACTCAGCTCAAGTTTTCTGGCGAGACTAAGGCCATCAG GCATAAACAGATCGTCTCGGAGCTGCAAGAACATCTGAACACCCAGGAGAAACAAGTAGCAGAAGCTAAGGAGGATATGCAAAATACCATTCTTGCACTGCAAACTGCCAAGGCTGGGATTGAGCACCTGGCTGAAAAATTGCAGCATATCCCTGTG gagaaaagcaaaaaggagcTAAACCCCAATGCCCCAGATTATGTGCTGGACCTCATGGCTCAGGTTGAGGAGAAGGTGCTCAAGCTTCAGAGCGAAATGGAGGAACGCAATGTACCAGAACTACTGCAAAAGCTTGCCGAGCGGGAG TATTATGCCACCTTGGAAGGGAAGCTCCCCCTGCGCAACACTCGCATCGTGCTGCCCACAGCCACGGCCAAGGATAAGTTCTTTG ATGAGGAAGAGAGTGAAGATGACACTGGGGAGATAGTGACCCGAGCATCCTTGAAGTTCCAGTCTCAGAAGCTCATAGAGTCCAAAAGCAAGAAGAAAGGCCGAGGTCGATCCCGCCGGCGGTCCTAG
- the ODAD3 gene encoding outer dynein arm-docking complex subunit 3 isoform X2: MHLGWPPPRPPGSWEQVVSGKQGSFPFFCEGGVFVWENFASKGEEKVVRWIIREWTEEKPYLKNKDGECALALVDYRLNEKMKQLNALRHEAEQRQQRIAELQLQYSLRELETNEFQDTDNEVAKTIRNLENRLEKAKLKAAEAEHITRVYLQLKAYMQDESLNFENRLDAMEAEVIRLKRELAELHSVTQEATNARDAAKSELQKLEENLFRDKKERDRVLLEAKKRTEEKKLQNERIERKTQQRDQVALRSEEIFTDAQGTKTGKLKNRWETYQTEAAFDKIKVATGISDPSSVVHRFMAQSETFTQLENQKQDNQVTLVTLKVDKKRLQEELTQLKFSGETKAIRHKQIVSELQEHLNTQEKQVAEAKEDMQNTILALQTAKAGIEHLAEKLQHIPVEKSKKELNPNAPDYVLDLMAQVEEKVLKLQSEMEERNVPELLQKLAEREYYATLEGKLPLRNTRIVLPTATAKDKFFDEEESEDDTGEIVTRASLKFQSQKLIESKSKKKGRGRSRRRS, encoded by the exons ATGCACTTGGGCTGGCCTCCACCAAGGCCACCTGGGTCATGGGAGCAGGTTGTTTCAGGAAAGCAAggctccttccctttcttttgtgAGGGGGGAGTGTTTGTGTGGGAGAACTTTGCTTCCAAG GGTGAGGAGAAAGTGGTACGCTGGATCATCCGAGAGTGGACGGAGGAAAAACCTTACCTGAAAAACAAGGATGGGGAG TGTGCCCTTGCCCTTGTGGATTACCGGCTAAATGAGAAGATGAAACAGCTAAATGCCCTTCGACATGAGGCAGAACAACGGCAGCAACGCATAGCAGAACTCCAGCTCCAATATTCACTTCGAGAGCTGGAGACAAATGAATTTCAAGACACTGACAATGAGGTGGCAAAG aCTATTCGAAACCTGGAAAATCGACTGGAAAAGGCCAAGCTGAAGGCTGCTGAAGCAGAACACATCACTCGAGTTTACCTGCAGCTGAAGGCTTATATGCAG GATGAGAGTCTGAACTTTGAGAACAGACTGGATGCAATGGAGGCTGAAGTCATTCGACTAAAACGTGAATTAGCAGAACTACACTCTGTGACCCAGGAAGCCACAAATGCTCGGGATGCTGCTAAG AGTGAACTTCAGAAGCTGGAAGAAAACTTATTCAGAGataagaaggagagagacagggtaTTGCTGGAAGCCAAGAAGCGAACGGAAGAGAAGAAGCTTCAGAATGAGCGGATAGAGAGGAAG ACCCAGCAGCGAGATCAAGTAGCTCTTCGGTCTGAAGAAATCTTTACAGACGCCCAGGGGACAAAAACAGGCAAATTAAAGAACCGATGGGAAACGTACCAGACAGAGGCTGCCTTTGATAAGATCAAGGTTGCCACCGGCATATCTGATCCCAGT tCTGTGGTACACAGGTTTATGGCCCAGAGTGAGACTTTCACTCAACTGGAGAACCAGAAGCAAGACAACCAAGTGACACTTGTCACGCTGAAAGTCGACAAGAAGCGTCTGCAGGAAGAGCTCACTCAGCTCAAGTTTTCTGGCGAGACTAAGGCCATCAG GCATAAACAGATCGTCTCGGAGCTGCAAGAACATCTGAACACCCAGGAGAAACAAGTAGCAGAAGCTAAGGAGGATATGCAAAATACCATTCTTGCACTGCAAACTGCCAAGGCTGGGATTGAGCACCTGGCTGAAAAATTGCAGCATATCCCTGTG gagaaaagcaaaaaggagcTAAACCCCAATGCCCCAGATTATGTGCTGGACCTCATGGCTCAGGTTGAGGAGAAGGTGCTCAAGCTTCAGAGCGAAATGGAGGAACGCAATGTACCAGAACTACTGCAAAAGCTTGCCGAGCGGGAG TATTATGCCACCTTGGAAGGGAAGCTCCCCCTGCGCAACACTCGCATCGTGCTGCCCACAGCCACGGCCAAGGATAAGTTCTTTG ATGAGGAAGAGAGTGAAGATGACACTGGGGAGATAGTGACCCGAGCATCCTTGAAGTTCCAGTCTCAGAAGCTCATAGAGTCCAAAAGCAAGAAGAAAGGCCGAGGTCGATCCCGCCGGCGGTCCTAG